ACAATTAAAAAATCCGGTTGCAATTTTTTGGCTTCGTGAAGAATTTTTTCCACGGAAGTTTCAGTAAAAAGAAAACAGTTTGGATTCTGAAGTTCCGTCAAGCGGTCCGCCCGCATTTTTATTTGCGATGCACTTTCTTCACCGGAAACGTAAAGAATTTTCTTCTTCATTTTCAAAGCCAGTTGCAACAAGAGCGTAGATTTTCCGATTCCCGGCTCACCGCCAATTAAAGTGACAGAACCTAAAACTATTCCACCTCCCAACACACGGTTTAATTCTTCGGAAGGACTTACAATTCGAGGTTCTTCAAAAGTCTCTACTTCAATAATATTAATGATGTGTTGTTTAGATCTATCGGTAAACGATTTCGTGGGCGATTTTTCTACAATTTCTTCCACCAAAGTATTCCATTCTCCACAATTTTTGCACTGTCCCAACCACTGCGGATACTGGGATCCACAGTTTTGACAGAAATATGCCGTTTTCACTTTTGCCATGTTGCGAATTTCTTGAAAATTTTTGACATTTAATTATTTAATTATCATCTGCAGCGTAATTATTCTGCGCGATGATTTGACGGTAAACGGAAATCTCTCCCTGATACTGACCTGTTGAATTGCATAAAAAAAATTCCCTCAGCAAAAACTGAAGGAATTATTTTATAAATCAAAATTTCTTATAGCTGTGGTCCAGCCGGCACCAATCTTTTTCCTTCTTCAGTATCACAATACTGCTCAAAGTTTTTGATGTAACGTGCTGCCAGATCTTTTGCTTTAACTTCCCACTCAGAAGCGCTGGAATAAGTGTCTCTTGGATCTAAAATTCCCTCTGAAACATTTGGCAATGCGGTAGGAATTTCTAAGTTCATCACCGGAATCGTCGTTTTTTCCGCGTTGTCAATTGAACCATCAATAATGGCATCGATAATCGCACGCGTATCTTTCAAAGAAATTCTTTTTCCAGTTCCATTCCAACCCGTGTTCACTAAATAGGCTTTTGCACCATGCTCCTTCATTTTACCGATCAATGTTTTAGAATACATAGTTGGGTGCAAAGTTAAGAACGCTTCACCAAACGCCGGAGAGAATGAAGGTTGTGGTTCTGTAATTCCTCTCTCTGTTCCTGCCAATTTAGAGGTGTATCCGCAAAGGAAGTGATATTGTGCCTGGTCTTCATTTAAAATAGAAACAGGAGGCAATACTCCAAATGCGTCTGCTGATAAATAAACGATTTTTTTCGCGTGCCCTGCTTTTGAAGGCAACACAATTTTGCTGATATGGTAGATCGGATAAGAAACTCTGGTGTTTTCTGTAATTGAATTATCCGTGTAGTCCGCTTCACCATATTCATTTACCACCACATTTTCTAACAATGAATCTCTTCTGATCGCTTTAAAAATATCCGGTTCTTTTTCTTCGGAAAGGTCAATTACTTTGGCATAACACCCGCCTTCAAAATTGAAAACGCCGTTATCATCCCAACCGTGCTCATCATCACCGATCAAATATCTTTTTGGATCTGCAGAAAGCGTGGTTTTACCAGTTCCGGAAAGTCCGAAGAATAAAGCGACATCTCCGTCTTCACCTACGTTAGCTGAACAGTGCATAGAAGCCATTCCTTTTAATGGAAGGTAATAATTCATCATCGCGAACATTCCTTTCTTCATTTCGCCACCGTACCAAGTTCCACCGATGATCTGCATTTTTTCTGTAAGGTTAAACATTACAAAATTCTCAGAATTCAATCCTTGCTCTTTCCAGTTTGGATTGGTTGTTTTAGAACCATTCATCACGATGAAATCTGGTTCACCAAAGCTTTCCAATTCAAAACTTGAAGGGCGAATAAACATATTGGTCACGAAGTGCGCTTGCCACGCCACTTCCATAATGAAACGAACTTTCAGTCTTGTATCAGGATTGGTTCCGCAGAATGCATCAACCACATATATTTTCTTTGATGAAGATAATTGCTTTAAAACCAATTGCTTGCAACTTTCAAAAATCTCAGGAGTGGTTGGTAAATTAACTTTACCATCCCAGTGAATGGTATCTTTACTCACCTCATCTTTTACGATAAAACGGTCTTTCGGGGAACGTCCCGTGAAAACACCTGTTTTTACCGCTACTGCGCCGGAGTCTGTAAGTGCGCCTTTTTCAAAACCTTTGTTTTTACTTGACATCTCTGCAACAAACAATTCCTCGTAGGTGGGATTATAAG
This DNA window, taken from Kaistella carnis, encodes the following:
- the pckA gene encoding phosphoenolpyruvate carboxykinase (ATP) — protein: MKNIKIIQQLHDLGITGYEEVSYNPTYEELFVAEMSSKNKGFEKGALTDSGAVAVKTGVFTGRSPKDRFIVKDEVSKDTIHWDGKVNLPTTPEIFESCKQLVLKQLSSSKKIYVVDAFCGTNPDTRLKVRFIMEVAWQAHFVTNMFIRPSSFELESFGEPDFIVMNGSKTTNPNWKEQGLNSENFVMFNLTEKMQIIGGTWYGGEMKKGMFAMMNYYLPLKGMASMHCSANVGEDGDVALFFGLSGTGKTTLSADPKRYLIGDDEHGWDDNGVFNFEGGCYAKVIDLSEEKEPDIFKAIRRDSLLENVVVNEYGEADYTDNSITENTRVSYPIYHISKIVLPSKAGHAKKIVYLSADAFGVLPPVSILNEDQAQYHFLCGYTSKLAGTERGITEPQPSFSPAFGEAFLTLHPTMYSKTLIGKMKEHGAKAYLVNTGWNGTGKRISLKDTRAIIDAIIDGSIDNAEKTTIPVMNLEIPTALPNVSEGILDPRDTYSSASEWEVKAKDLAARYIKNFEQYCDTEEGKRLVPAGPQL